The nucleotide sequence ttatttaatgggtatagagtttcaagttttgcaagatgaaaagatctgcacaacaatgtgaatatacctaATACTAATGAACTGtgtatttaaaacaattaatatgGCAAAtcttatattatgtattttatttaccacaattaaaaatttaaaaaggagccCCAAGGCCCCTGATCCTAGCCTAGGGTAccctctcccaccacccccatCTTCATCCTAATAATTCCTAATTATCTTTCATAACCTGGTTTAAGTGTCCCCTGCCCCACAGGAAGGGGACTTCGCACCTGTTGACCGAATGGGTCCATGTTACAGTCTGTTGCAGCATCGTGTGGCACTAAAAAGACTATACCTTCATGCTAACTGCATGTGGTTGTTACTGTCGCCCAGACCTGTGCTGTCCTTTAGAGCAGCCACTtgccacatgtggccattgagCCTTGAAAGGTAACAAGTTCCGACTGAGATGTATTGTATGTGTAATACatacaccagatttcaaagatttacgtgaaaaaaagaatgtgaaaacccaattttaaaatattgattacttGTTgtgatgataatattttagatatactgGACTAAACACAAtgtattactaaaattaattccacctgtttccttttgcttttattaaagtagttagtagaaaattttaaattacttatgtGACTCACATTCTATTTCTATGGACAGCGTTACAACAGCCTGTCAGCTGtaggagggcagggctggctctgCTTTGCTCACTGTTCTCCAGGCATTGCAAATGTCTGGGTGGCACTTGGGACTGGTCACCCAGGTGAGTTTCCCACTGATGAAATAACTTGCATCCTAGTGAAATCTGAGGGAGATAATGTAAAATAGGGCAGGTGGTTGCCCTGCCAAGGCAACGATGCAGGAGAGTGTGAGGAAAAGATTATTGTCCCAGGGACAATAACCTtctaaagcagtgattctcaacatGCTCACCAAGAGACATGTGAATGCCAAAGAGTGCCTGGATGAATAAACCTTTCCTGCATGCACAAGTAAAAGGCCAGCCCTGGGCACTTTTATGATTCCAGGTAGGGACATCAACTATCCTCCTCTTACCCCGCTACTGTCTCTCTGGGTCTTCAGCAGCACCCACACAGGCAGGGACAGCCTGGTCTTTCTGTTCCCAAACCATGGCCTCAGCCTGTCCAAAAGCTGAGACACCTGATGTCCTCATTGCTTTAGGGCTGCCTGCTCAGTCTGTGTCCACATGTGACCTCGATGGGTCCCAGGACCTAATTTCCTCTGCAGTTTTACTTGCTGTGTGAAGCTGAAGGTGATCACAGAGTATTGACTATGTGCCTGAACAGCAATATTTCCTTTACAGATATTATATtccatcctcacaacaatctGGGAGGTAAATACTGTTATTAGGCTCAGACATACGTaagaaaaacaaggctcagagaggtaaagtaatttTTCCAAGACTGCATAGCTAATAAAGTGGCTGAGTCAGGATTTGAAACAAAGTCTGCTGGATTGCAGAGCCAGTAGCCTTAACATTCATTATCAAGAGCCCTGGAAGATAAAGATTAGGTCCTTTTACTTCAGATAAGGAATCCAAGGCTCAAAGAGGTAGAAGGACTTGTCTAGTAGGGTCCTAAACCTGGGAAGAGGcaggatattttttccttttttttttagagacagggtctcactctgctgcccaccccccgccccccgggctggagtacagtggtgtggtTACAGCCCCTGAGGAGTAGCTGGGTTGACAGGCACATGCCCACATCCAGCTAAAAGAGGCAAAGATTCTAACTCAGGCTCCTCCTATCTCCAGAGGCCATGACTATAACCCCGATGCTACACCATGACCACACCCCTTACCAATCTCAACCTAAGGGAGGGTGGCCTCACCTGGAACCTTTATCTAAATTTCTATTGGGACAAAGGTGCTCCTTTACCATCTGTGGGCTGCTGTTTTCTCTGCTCTAGAAGTGTCACAATCTCCAGGCCTGTCACACAAGTAGGGCTGTGGCTTGGCAAGATGCCCAGGATGGTCCGTTCCATCCCTGCTACCTCTTCCCCTCCACAACAGGAATAAAGGTTCTGGGGACTTCAGAAGGCTGTGCCTCCCTGGGTGGCACCTGGGACAGGTCAACCTGGTGAGTTTCCCATTGATGAAATAACTTGCATCCTGCTGAAATCTGAGGGAGATAATGTAAAACAGGGCAAGTGGTTGCCCTGCCAAGGCAACAGTGCAGGACAGTGTGAAGAACAGATTATTGTCTCAGGGACAATAACCTtctaaagcagtgattctcaactgttCACCAAGGGACATCTGCAATGCCTGGAAACATTTGCAGTTGTCACAACTTGGAGGAATGCTACTCGCATCTAGTGAGTagaagccagagatgctgctaaacatcctactatgcacaggacagccccaacGACAGAGTGATCCAGCCCTAACATCAATactgccaaggctgagaaactgttCTAAAGCAAGCTTTTGTGACTCCTTCACCTCCTCCAGCCTGGGAGCTCTGGCAGCTGGACGGGAGAGCCACTTGGCAGAAATGCTTTGATAGAATGTTTCTGTGTTAGGGACGAGAATGGGGTAGAGACAGGGAAGGTGAGCCAACTGTACTCTAAGGTCCTTTATAAATCAAGTCATATTCCTATCCTGCTCAAAACTTTCCAGTGGTTTCCTGTTGCACCTACTACAAAATACAAAgtcctggccgggtgcggtggctcatgcctgtaatcctagcactctaggaggccgaggcgggtggatcgctcgaggtcaggagttcgagaccagcctgagcaagagcgagagcccgtctctactaaaaatagaaagaaattatctggccaactaaaaatatatatatagaaaaaattagccgggcatggtggcgcatgtctgtagccccagctactcgggaggctgaggcagtaggatcacttgagcccaggagtttgaggttgctatgagctgggctgacgccacggtactcactctagcccgggcaacagagcaagactctgtctcaaaaaaaaaaaaaaaagaatacaaagtcCTTTTCTAGTGGCGTGCAGGCCCAACCCCAGCTGACCTCCCACCCCACTTGTTCCTCTACAGCCACACTGGTCAACTTTCCTGTTCTTAAACACAGAGAGCCTTTGCACTTGTTGTTCCCTGTCCTCAGAATGCTCTTCTCCAGCTCTCAAAAGGGCAGGCTCCTCTTCATCTTCCAAGTCTCCTCAAGGGATCTCCTCTTACACCCTGTCACAGGTGGCTGCACCTTCCCCCACATTAAAGGTGTCCTCTTTTACACTAACTTTTCTTCACAGCAGCCAGCTGCTAGGATAtaagctccacaaaggcaggcTTTTTGCTGGTTTTGTCCACTGTAACCTAGATTGTTGAGAACAGTGCTGGGTACATtctaagtactcaataaatattttacctaaatttttatatgaaaaatttttttactactttattgtctgtctttccaACAAGAATATAAGCCCCAGGAGGGCAACCACCTTAGCTGTCTAGTTCACCATTATATACCCGGCACACACAACAGGGGATGGCATGTGGCAgaggctgaataaatgaatgagttctTTAGTAGCTAGGAacaccttccccctcccccagccaccaccacccctgtcctccctgcctgggGCTAGAGCATGCAATTATTTGTCATACCCTAGGGAAAACAATGTACCTAGAACAAGAGAATATAGTACACCAATTAAGAGCAAGATCTAAAGTTGAATACTGTCTCCATTAATACTGGCTTAGTGAAATTAGCAAATTGCTTAACGGCTCTgaccctctgtttcctcatctattaaaagaGGATAATAGGCtgagctcagtggctcacacctataatcctagcattctagtaGGCTCAgacgggaagattgcttgaggccaggagtttgagaccagcctgaacaagagcaagaccctgtctctacaaaaaatagaaaaaattggcccagctgaggcagaagaatcacttgagcccagcagtttgaggttgcagtgagctacaatgatggtactacactctaccccaggcaatagagtgagactccgtctcaaaaaaaaaaaaaaaaggataatagtAGAACTTATTTggcagggttgttgggaggattcaGCGAGATCACGAATGAGCCTGGCATCTGGCATGCAGAGAGAGGTGAATAAACACTGGCCAGTATTATCATTTGGAGTGATGTTCCCAGCCCATTTGCCTGTCCCATAGAAAATGACAAAGCCTTGGCACAAGACTGAAAAGCAGTCTTGCCCATGGTGGCAGCTCAGGACACGTCCTTACTCAGGATGTCACTCCTGTGCCATTCTTTTGCTCTTTCTGGTAACTGCCAGATGCACAGAAGCTGGAAACTCACATTCTCATCAAGGAAACGAAGATATTCACGGCCCAGAGAGCCTTCAGGCAGGCTCTGGAGCTTGCCCAGGTCGAGGGTGGACAGTGAGATCCGAGGACGCTCCCTGAAAGACAGGATTTGGGTATTGGGAGGGTGTTGGCAAAGGCAAGTGAAAGGTTCAACTAAAACAAGCTGGGGCAGGGGGTACAACAGAACAGCCGTGTGGCCATAGCCCTAATGGAACATCTACAACTGGCTAAGCCAGTGTCAAGGAGAGAGGAGACTATGACAAATCAAGACATAGTTCCTGCTTGCAGGAGTACAATCTAGGCACGAAGGCAGGCCTCAGATGTGATCAGGGTACTTACAAAATGTAATgtcggggcaggggtggggtacAGCTAGTACATGTTATAGGACCTTAATGAAGGCATAGAGCTCTGTAGTGGAAACTAGGCTGAGGCCACCACACCGCATAACCCAGAGGTCATCATAgtgtatagacatatatataaatgGCATCCCTACAGTTGAGCAGTGTCCTGCCCTTGCTACCATCCATGGCCAGGGTATCAAGAAGAGCTCCACAGAGGAACAGAACTGACACAATGTGATTCTAGAGAGGTCAGAATCCCTAGAGAATGCTCCCAATCCCCCATGCAGAGCTGGGACCTACTGTAGGATCCGGGCACCCTCTGGATCCTTCCTCATCTGGTCCCTGAGGACCTTCAGGGTACGGTGTCCTGTGGTCTCCCCTAGAACTGCAACCATGTCTGAAAGGACAGAAATGGGCACAAATGGGGGATATGATCTTAGGTAAATTACCTTACCTGGTCTGAGCCTACatggtaaaatgaggataatatctACTGCTTACTTATAAGGACTTATGCTAAGCACTTAGCAAGTCACCCAGCACATAGCAAGGGCTCAATGTACATATCTATAGTTGTTACTAGTGTTATTAATCTACTGGAGTGGGATAGCACAGTACTCTGAAGAGTTTACAAATCACTTTCACATCCATTAGCACAACAGAGTGTCATGTCTCCATTGATTGGTACAGGCTTTGGCTTCAGAGAGTACTGGGTTTGAGCCCAGGCACATTCACTATCTAGGTGACCTTGTGCAAACTGCTTCGTAtttctaagcctcagtgtccTAATTGGTGAGGTGCAGATAACCCTTTCCTATACGGTtaatatgaaaaatcaaaaatatcaTGGATAtcaaacacttagcacagtgaaCAGCCAAAATAAGCGCCAAATGAGCAGTTagcattattgtttttattagtaGGAGCAGTAGTACTTCCAACAACTTAAAAATTCTGGGaagcaagtgcccatcaatacatgagtggagggctgggcgcggtggctcacgcctgtaatcctagcactctgggaggccgaggcaggagcatcgctgaaggtcaggagtttaagaccagcctaagcaagagtgagaccccatttctactaaaactagaaagaaattatttggacagctaaaaatatacatagaaaaaattagccaggcatggtggcgcatgcctgtagtcccagctactcgggaggctgaggcaggaggatggcttgagcctaggagtttgaggttgctgtgagctaggctgatgccacagcattctagcccaggcaacagagtcagactctgtctcaaaaaaaaaaaaaaaaaaaatgagtagattaataaaatgtggtatatgtataccatggagtactactcagctgtaagaaacaatggtgatatagcaccagcacctcttgtattttcctggatagagctagaaccaattctactaagtgaagtatcccaagaatggaaaaataagcaccacatgtactcaacatcaaattggtttcactgatcatcacctaagagcacatttaggaataacattaatcaggtgtcaggcagatgttgggggggcAAGGGATGGGTGTagacatacataatgagtgcaatgctcaacgtctaggggatggacacgcttgaagctctgattagggggggcaaaggcaatatacataacctaaacttttgtacccccataatatgctgaaaaaaaaaaattctgggaagGATAGTAAAAGCACTGTAGAATCCTAAGATGTTATAGTCAtacattctgcaaatatttattgaacatttactacgtgccaggcactatcTAATAAGCTGCACATACAGTGGAACAAGGCAGTTATGGTGCTTGAAAGTTTACTTTCTAGTGGGATGTTATAATTTGATGGATGTTTATAATTCATCTATTTATTAGTTCAGACATCTCAATATGGCTGGATGAGAAAATGTTCCGGGAAGTAGTTTAAAAAGGCAGACGTTCAGATTCCATGCacctttcccccctccccccttccttcaTCCTGCAGATTCCGATTTAGTGAGTTTAGGTGGGACCCAGACATCTGCGTTTTTATAAACGTTCTGGGGATTACCAGGTGCAGCCAGGTTTGTGTACtgcgaactaaaataaaatttcaaggctcaccccctcccccccccccccccccgcccgacTAAATGGACcaaatggaccccctcgtggccaaaggaatatcctaaaactaaatgcctgccaggaggaagaagGTCAGACAGGCCTTATcatgtccccctcccttcttggggacatcctttgtaacccattaacaggcctaagggtatgcaagacaaacctacaggtcctcaatttacataacaGATATGTCctgtggcttatctctgataaacagcaactatgttaaaacattccaagcctttagacaaaacttcatgtctttaacccccaccttttcgggccaaaccaatgtatgcctcccacgtattgatttatgattttacctgtacaccctgtctccctgaaatgtacaaaaccaaactgtaagccagccacagcgagtccacttgctcaaggcctcttgggcatggctctgggtcatggtcctcaaatatggctcagaataaatctcgttaaaattattttgcaggCCTGGCTCAGtagcttatacctgtaatcctagcactctgggaggccgaggcgggaggatcactcaaggtcaggagtttgaggttgctgtgatctaggctgatgccatggcactctagccagggcaaaagagcgaggagactctgtctccaaaacaaacaaaccaaaaaatatatatatatataattattttacagagtctggaTTTTTTTCCGTTGACAGTACCTATTCTCCGGTTACTCATAGGAAAACAGAGGCTTTGGAGATCGTGACCTGCCCAGCCTTCTAAGACAAGGACGCGCCGCGACTCCTAGCAACCCCACCGGAGTGCCGAGCGCTAGAGGCCTTACCATGGCGATAGGGGTCGTAGAGCGCCATTCCAGCAGAGCCGGCGGCCAGCAGCGCCTTCTGCAGCGGGGAGGTGGGGATGTGGTCCGGGTACAACAGGCCAGCGCCATGGCTCCCGGCCCGGAGAGGCACATCTGCGGGGCAAGAAAAAGGCCCAAATCAGAAGAGCTGGGTGCCCTCAGGCTCCTCCCCGCCTACGCCTGGGACCCGGCGCCACTTGCCTGCCGCAGGCCAGGGACCGCCGGGGAGCCGGCCTAGTGGACGCAGGGCTCGGCGCAGTAGGGTCGCCATGGCAGCGGACGTCCGCCGGAGGACGGGCGGGGTAAGTCCGACGCCCTAAGTTTCTCTGGCGACGGAGcaccagagaagaaaaaaaaaactcgaTTCTGATGCGTTATGGCCTTTCGACGAGAAGCACCGTAGCACCGGCACTAACGGGTCCTACTGCTAAGTATGTGAAGGAAACCCACGCGACCTGTAGACCACCTGCCTCCACCGATGCAAGACTCTCCCCATTTCACCTCACCCCCAAAAAGAGTCCCCCACAGGAGAGGCAACCCCACCAGCTTTGCGGTTCACCGCCTGCCCCTAGTTCCTTCCCCCATCACGTTTTCCCCGAGGACAGTAAGAAATGAACCACTTCCGGCTGTGGAACATGGTGGCGCCCATTTAGGGGCGGGGCCGTACGGCACTTCCGTCCAGATCCTCGTTTTTCCGCGAACCGCGGCCGGGGGCTTGAGATATGGCGTCCGCCCGCCTGGCACGGCTTCATGGGCTTTTCGCTGCCTATAAGCCCCCGGGGCTAAAATGGAAGCACCTGCGGGATACCATGGAGCTGCAGCTTCTGAAGGGTAAGTGCCTGGAACCAGACCCACGATCCCGCTCCCATGCTCCTGGAAGTCGATCTCCGCTTCTGGTTCTTCCAGCAAAATAAAGTCACGTTACCTGTGCGCCTGGACAAGCGCTTTCCTTACGGTCTGACCTGTATGTTTCATTACTTCTCATTTTCCCCTAGGGGAAACTGAATCATTATTGTCTGTTGTCATAAGGTTGATAAGTCGtggagttaggatttgaacccaagtctgtttCTTAACTACAGCTATTCTGTTTTCTACACCATGGGTTTCTCATCAGCCTTCTacatctgcggtccccaacccctgggccgcgGATCCATACCAGTCCATTACCACagagcacccccaccccccgatCCCGCGCTCCCCGCTTCCTCCgtcccgtggaaaaattgtcttccatgaaacttaggaacagggtgggggcggggcgcacaacaggaggtgagcggcgggagagggagcaaagcttcatctgtatttacaccCGCTCCCCATCCCCATCGTATGGTATCACCGCCTGAACTGCGCCCTCCCCGTCCCCCAAACCccatccttggaaaaattgtcttccatgaaatgatccctggtgccaaaaagtttggggacctcTGTTTTACATCATCATacttccctgcccacctctgcctccctggTGTTGGGACAGAATTGACAAGATATCCTTTACTTGTGTGTGTTTAGGTCTCAATGCTGGGAAGCCTCCTGCCCCTGAACAGCGTGTTCGGTTCTTGCTGGGCCCCATGGAAGGCAGTGAAAAGAAGGAGCTGACCCTCACAGCCACCAGTGTGCCGACCCTCACCAGCCATCCACTGGGTAAGGCAGATTCAAGCAGGATCCTGTATGTCACTTCCCAGGAAATCCCGAGTAGAGTCAGTGTCTTAGCACTCAGACTTCAGTGCCAAGCCCTTAGAGGTCCAGAATGggaatgaagtattaatattagagCAGGGAATGGCAGACTTTCCTGAAAAGAGCcaggttttaaatattttatgctttgcagGCCATGCAGTTTCTGTTGCGactgctcaactctgccattgtagtgcaTAATAGCTATAGACAATATCAAAAAGAATGAGCCTGgctgtgtttgtgtttttttttttttttttttgagacagagtctccctctgttgcccgggctagagtaccgtgacatcagcctagctcacagcaacctcaaactcctgtgctcaagtgatccttctgcctcagcctcccaagtagctgggattacaggcatgtaccaccatgcctggataattttttctatatgtttttagttgtccagctaatttctttctatttttagtagagacggggtcttgctcttgctgaggctggtcttgaactcctgaccttgagcgatcctcccaccttggcctcccagagtgctaggattacaggcgtgagccaccgcgcctggccctggctgtgtttcaataagaCTTTGTTTATGAACACTGACACTTGAGTtttgtataattttcacatgtcacaaagTATAGTTGGCCCTCtttatccatgggttctgcatccgtggattcaaccaacgatggatttaaatattcatttaagaaaaatcttCTGCAGTTAAAGAAAGGATTGGTAAATTTTTGGGGGGGTGCGGTCTTCCGGTGGGGACAGGAAAACCTTtcagacaaattctaaaagagctgtaacactaggattggtaaattaaaaaaaaaaaatgcaaagttcCAAAacgcaaaacttgaatttgccatGCATGGAATACTACATTGAATCCACACAAATGAAGTGATGTGTAGGCATATGTCTTAGGTATTAtatgtaatctagagatgatttaaagtatatggcaGAGGCCcgatggctcatgtctgtaatcccagcattttgggaggccaaagtgggaggattgctcaaggccaggagttcgaggttacaagttaggatcatgccactgcacactgcactccagcctgggggacagagcaagaccctttctcttaaaaaaaaaggttttaaaaaataatgtatttgggAGGatggttatatgcaaatactacaccattttttttgtgtgtgtgtttttcttttttttttttttttttttttgagacagtctcactctgttgccctggctagagtgccatggcatcagcctagctcacagcaacctcaaactcctgggctcaagcaatcctcctgcctcagcctcccgagtagctgggactgcaggcgtgcgccaccatggccggctaatttttttctatatatatttttagttttccagctaatttctttctatttttagtagagacagggtctcactcttgctcaggctggtctcgaactcctgagctcaaacgatccacccacctcggcctcccagagtgctaggattacaggcatgagctactgcgcccagccCTACACCCTTTTCTATAAGGAATTTGAGCATCTTTGGATTTTAGTATCTGTGGGTAACCCTGGAACCAATCAAtctcccatggatactgagggacttGATTTATTTTGAAccattgaaaaatggaaaaaacatttcttaatttgcaggccataaaaaacaaaaaaataaccaagCTTGAGGATTTGGCCTGTGTACTGTAGTTTGCTGGCCCTTCTACTATTCTGGGACTCCAGGTGGGACTTGAGACCTTTAGGTAGAAATCATAAGGAAGGGGTTTTGGGTTTCTGGGAAAGGGCAGCTTTTTAGTGAACAAATGTGCCCCATAGTGGAACTGGTTCTGGCAATGCATCCCTGTCATTAGATGTGATTAAGGCATGTGTCAGGGAGGCTAGGGGCTTGATCAGAAACCTTTAAAACTCCAGCAGGTGACATCAGTGACtccctatagttaacaataataggTATAATGTATGAAGTATGTGCTTTGTACTAGGCATTGTGTTCAGCTTTCCCAAGTGTGATCTCATTGACTCTTTACCACAATCCTGCGAGATATGTCCTATTCtgatttcacaaatgaggaaactgaggcttagtatTGATATTAAGTAACATAGTCTGGATTCAGTAGGCTCTCAACCACCCTGTACTTTTCTCTAGATTCTTCCTGATCTGTAGAAGTATACACACTTCTGGCCCATTCCtgcattcattccttcaataGTTATTTCCTGAGCAGCTAGTGAGTTCTGGGCTTTGGGGATAGAACTCTGAACAGACAGACCCAGGTCCTACCTTAAGGAGcctccatttttgttttgttttgttttgtttttttccctagagacagggtcttgctttgtcacccaggctggagtgcagtggcatgatcatagcccactgcaatctcggactcctgggctcaagcaatcctcctgccacagcctcccaagtagctgggactacaggcacgtgccaccacgcccagccaatttttaaatcttttgtagagatggcatctcgctatgttgcccaggctgatcttgaactcctggcctcaagcaatcctcccccctcagctcttccaaagtgttgggattataataggtttgagccactgtgcctagccggGAGCTCTGTTTTCTTACCAGTACTCTCCTTCAGCAGAGTTGGGCAGAGACTCCACGGTCTTGATCCTCAGGGTCTGCCCAATCCTCTGAAAGCCTGTCACTTGGAGACTGATGGTAAGCAGAGTAAGAGGCATCTTGGGTTGCCCTTTCTCTGGGTCCCAGGGAACTGAGGAAATGGTTCAGGGCCCCAGATTCCATAGTGGGGAAACCTGAGAGTCTCTCCTGATCCTAGTTTGGGCTCCATGAGGCTCCATTCTAGGAATCACGTCATCACGCAATCCAAAGATTGAGCAAATGgaccttgttcttttttttttcagtacgtGGACCAGCATTCACCAGTCTGAGGGTTGGTGTGGGACACCGGCTGGATGCCCAGGCTTCTGGGGTACTTGGTAGGTGATGTGGTAAGGCTGGGGGTGCAGTGATATGGGCTTGGGAAAAGATCAGGGAACTACCAGGAGCCTAGTATACTTTTTGCCTGACACCCACTTTCTAccactgccctcctcccctgATTCCTGCCCCAAGTCTGCTCAGCTGGGGAGATGGTTGGTGAGAGGGTGATAGTCATAGGGTAATCATCACAATCGCCCACTGTGATCAAGTGATTCCTACATATTACATGTGTTTCAAGGCCCTTTGCGCACACTTATTCACCACAACAACTTTATTAGGTGGAtaattttatggatgaagaaaggAAGGCTCCAGGCACATAGGTTACTTGTCGTAGGTCACATGGCTAGTGAATGCCACTGGCCCAGAGAGGGAAACCATCATCGTGTTATGGGGCAGCCAGGCTTGTTGACTACTAGTCCTACTGGTCAGGGTCTGGATGTTGCTGGAGCTGGATACACAAAGCCCTAGTCATGAACCAACTGTGTCCTCAGTGTCAGGTGGTAGCCACATCTTCCAGCTGTGACAATCAGAGTCCCCTTGTCTCACTTCCTGGGGTATAGGCAACCAGACATGACCTCATGCCCCTCTCCTTGTTCTCAAAGAGTGAATGCAGGGTCATTCTCTCCTtcagcaagagagagaaacagaccaGAAGAAAGACAGGAAGTGGCCACAATGGCTACTGTTCATTGGGCTCCTCTTTTGTGCTGACTGCTTCCTGCCTGTGCAtagcctccttttttttttagagacagggtctcactgtcgcccaggctagagtgcagtggcatcattggtcac is from Lemur catta isolate mLemCat1 chromosome 10, mLemCat1.pri, whole genome shotgun sequence and encodes:
- the COQ4 gene encoding ubiquinone biosynthesis protein COQ4 homolog, mitochondrial, whose product is MATLLRRALRPLGRLPGGPWPAADVPLRAGSHGAGLLYPDHIPTSPLQKALLAAGSAGMALYDPYRHDMVAVLGETTGHRTLKVLRDQMRKDPEGARILQERPRISLSTLDLGKLQSLPEGSLGREYLRFLDENRVSPDTRAPTRFVDDEELAYVIQRYREVHDMLHTLLGMPTNILGEIVVKWFEAVQTGLPMCILGALFGPIRLSARTLQVLVSELIPWAVQNGRRAPSVLNVYYERRWDQPLGALREELGITAPPMHIQGMA